A single Thermaerobacter sp. FW80 DNA region contains:
- the istB gene encoding IS21-like element helper ATPase IstB — translation MIALEKARQYLEQLGLSHAAAVLESRLEAAAQKQLPYPDFLVDLLGLEAAARRERYLRTRTRLAHLPFHRTLEQFDFGFQPSVDERQIRELATLAFVADAANVIFLGPPGVGKTHLSVALGIKAIEAGYGVYFVRAHELLEDLRRAQAEHRLDRRMRVYLAPKVLIIDEFGVWPYDRAAATALFALISARYERGSIILTSNKGFAEWGEVLGDSVIATAILDRLLHHSHVINIRGESYRLREKKRAGLFGGTPPRREVMPQDGSAE, via the coding sequence ATGATCGCCCTGGAGAAGGCCCGGCAGTACCTGGAGCAGCTGGGCTTGAGCCACGCGGCGGCGGTTCTCGAAAGCCGCCTGGAGGCCGCCGCCCAGAAGCAGCTCCCCTACCCCGACTTCCTCGTGGACCTGCTGGGCCTCGAGGCGGCGGCGCGCCGGGAGCGCTACCTGCGGACACGGACACGACTGGCGCATTTGCCCTTTCACCGCACCCTGGAGCAGTTCGACTTCGGGTTCCAGCCGTCCGTCGACGAGCGCCAGATTCGCGAGCTGGCTACCCTCGCCTTCGTCGCCGACGCCGCCAATGTGATCTTCCTCGGACCACCAGGCGTGGGCAAAACCCACCTGAGTGTGGCTCTCGGGATCAAGGCGATCGAGGCCGGCTATGGGGTGTACTTCGTGCGGGCTCACGAGCTGCTCGAAGACCTGCGCCGCGCCCAAGCCGAGCACCGACTCGACCGGCGCATGCGAGTCTACCTGGCCCCCAAGGTGCTGATCATCGACGAATTCGGGGTCTGGCCCTACGACCGGGCTGCGGCGACCGCCCTGTTCGCCTTGATCTCGGCCCGTTATGAACGGGGCAGCATCATCTTGACCAGTAACAAGGGCTTTGCCGAGTGGGGCGAAGTGTTGGGTGATTCGGTGATCGCCACCGCCATCCTCGACCGGTTGCTTCACCACAGCCACGTCATCAACATCCGGGGCGAGAGCTACCGGCTTCGGGAGAAGAAGCGGGCAGGACTGTTCGGCGGGACCCCACCCCGAAGGGAGGTGATGCCACAGGACGGCTCTGCGGAGTAA